The stretch of DNA aacccagcaggccaggcagcatctataagaagcagTGTCGACGCTTCTCCATATGAAAGAGCCATGATGTCTTTCAGGCTCGAGTTGAAATGAGATTCAGGAGTTACCCAACTGGAACCAATAAACTCCTGAAGCCACAAATAAAACAACAACGGCAGCAATCCTCCGCTTGGCATGTATACCGAGTGGGACGGACTGATGGGGGGTAACAATTCCTTGTCAGTTCACTGGGAGTTTATTCCAACCACGATTTAGCTCTTGTAAAAGTCACCAGACATAAAGTATGTGTAATTTATTACCTAAATGCTAGTACAACTCTTACTTTGAAATTGGGagtggctcttaaaagagccGTTGTGTTTTCGATCATCTCACTGGGGAGCTTTACTTGGAGCTGGTGTACTTGGTCACCGCCTTTGTCCCTTCGGACACGGCGTGCTTGGTCAGCTCCCCGGGCAGCAGCAGGCGCACGGCGGTCTGGATCTCCCGGGAGCTGATGGTGGACCGCTTGTTGTAATGGGCCAGGCGGGAAGCCTCGCCCCCGATGCGCTCGAAGATATCGTTGACGAACGAGTTCATGATACTCATGGCCTTGGAGGAGATGCCGGTGTCGGGGTGAACCTGCTTCATCACTTTGTAGATGTAGATGGAGTAACTCTCCTTCCTCAGCCTCTTGCGTTTCTTACCTGCCTTGCCCGCTGATTTAGGCAGAGCTTTCTTGGCGCCCTTCTTCGGAGCG from Hemitrygon akajei chromosome 28, sHemAka1.3, whole genome shotgun sequence encodes:
- the LOC140717562 gene encoding histone H2B 1/2-like; protein product: MPEPAKSAPKKGAKKALPKSAGKAGKKRKRLRKESYSIYIYKVMKQVHPDTGISSKAMSIMNSFVNDIFERIGGEASRLAHYNKRSTISSREIQTAVRLLLPGELTKHAVSEGTKAVTKYTSSK